ATGTGTCGCCAGTTCGCAAACGCCCTGTTGGTCAAGTTTGCGCCCCTGAGGTGAAAGATAAATCACCCTGGCCCCTTCTCCCGCCGCCGCTTTCGCTGCGGAGATGGCGTCCCGTAAAGGTTGCACCATCATCAGCATTCCCGGTCCGCCGCCGTAAGGACGATCGTCCACGGTACGGTGCCGGTCGTGCGTGAAGTCACGCGGACTCCAGCTCTCAATGCTGAGCAGGCCATTTTTTACTGCCCGGCCAGTTACCCCGAAATCGGTAATAGCGCGAAACATCTCTGGAAACAGGCTAATAACACCAATCCACATCGCGTTCGCCGTTACGTTACCGGTTGGTCCGGAGGTCAAAAACCAGGATCCCAATCTACTTCAATAGTGCCAGTAGAGAGATCGACTTTCTTGATAACCTGTTCATCAAGAAACGGTATTAACCGCTCCTGTGCACCGAATGCATCTTTCAGGTTTGCCTTTACGACGAGAACGTCGTTCGAACCGGTTTCCATCAAATCAATGACTTTACCCATTTCGTAGCCTTCGAGGTTTACTACTTTGCAACCCATCAGGTCTTTCCAGTAGTAATCACCTGCTTCCAGCGCTGGCAGTTGCGCGGAGTCAACCGTAATTTCGCAATTGGTTAACTGTGCCGCTGCATCCCGATCGTCAATGCCTTTGACTTTGATGATCAGATCCTGATTGTGGTGCTTCCAGCCTTCCAGTTCGACCAGCTGCCATTGACCGGCGTGCTGAATAAACCAGGGCTGATAGTCAAAGATACTTTCGGCTTCTTCGGTGGAAGAAAACACTTTGAGCCAGCCCCGAATGCCGTAAGCGGCACCCATCTTCCCCAATACAATTGGGTTAGCGGGAGGCTGTGCTGCAGGTTTTCTGCTCATGCTCACCACCGTGACAGATTAAGCTGCTTTTTTTGCTTCTTTGATCAGCGCGTTAACGCGATCAGAAAGCGTTGCGCCCTGGCCAACCCAGTGCTCAATACGGTCCAGATCCAGACGCAGACCTTCAGCCTGACCAGCAGCGATCGGGTTGAAGAAACCTACGCGCTCGATGAAGCGACCGTTACGAGCATTGCGGCTGTCAGTAACGACGACCTGATAGAACGGACGCTTTTTCGCGCCGTGACGTGCCAAACGAATAGTTACCATAACATCCTCATTAGTTAATAAAACAACCGGGCCCCATCGAGGAACGGGGCCCGGGTGCAATATATAAAGCCCGAAAATTCTACTCATTTTGGCGCAAAAAGCAACCTGAGCATCTCACTTTTCCGGCATTTAACCGGTCGCCTTAGCGGCCGGGGAATCCTGGTGGCATCATACCTTTCATGCTGCGCATCATTTTCGCCATGCCGCCCTTCTTCATTTTCTTCATCATGCGCTGCATATCATCGAACTGCTTCAGCAGTCGGTTAACATCCTGCACCTGCATGCCTGAACCCAGGGCGATACGGCGTTTGCGTGAGCCTTTGATGATTTCCGGCTTCTCACGCTCTTTGCGTGTCATCGAGT
This genomic stretch from Pantoea cypripedii harbors:
- the rpsP gene encoding 30S ribosomal protein S16; this translates as MVTIRLARHGAKKRPFYQVVVTDSRNARNGRFIERVGFFNPIAAGQAEGLRLDLDRIEHWVGQGATLSDRVNALIKEAKKAA
- the rimM gene encoding ribosome maturation factor RimM (Essential for efficient processing of 16S rRNA), producing the protein MSRKPAAQPPANPIVLGKMGAAYGIRGWLKVFSSTEEAESIFDYQPWFIQHAGQWQLVELEGWKHHNQDLIIKVKGIDDRDAAAQLTNCEITVDSAQLPALEAGDYYWKDLMGCKVVNLEGYEMGKVIDLMETGSNDVLVVKANLKDAFGAQERLIPFLDEQVIKKVDLSTGTIEVDWDPGF